One region of Polaribacter pectinis genomic DNA includes:
- a CDS encoding CPBP family intramembrane glutamic endopeptidase, which yields MKQTFFNIIKYLKNPILEQDSNTNLNYRFKIFLKILVISLVTGIVISPIYALIEHFGLISMDNHKVEKMFEGMSKLQILLAGAILVPTIEELIFRGPITAFKKPKAFKIAFYFFALIFGFVHISNFDFTPAVILLSPLLVLPQILLGGYFGYIRVRFGLQWSILLHGTYNGVLILLSFIPEFA from the coding sequence ATGAAACAAACTTTCTTTAATATTATTAAATATCTAAAAAACCCTATTTTAGAACAAGACTCAAACACAAACTTAAATTATCGATTTAAAATATTTTTAAAAATACTTGTTATTAGTCTTGTAACAGGAATAGTAATTTCACCAATTTATGCGTTAATTGAGCATTTTGGACTAATTAGTATGGACAACCACAAGGTTGAAAAAATGTTTGAAGGTATGTCTAAACTTCAAATTCTATTAGCTGGTGCTATATTAGTTCCAACAATTGAAGAGCTTATCTTTAGAGGCCCAATTACAGCTTTTAAAAAACCAAAAGCCTTTAAAATTGCTTTCTACTTTTTTGCGTTAATTTTTGGTTTTGTACATATTTCGAATTTCGATTTCACTCCTGCAGTTATATTGCTATCACCACTTTTAGTCTTACCACAAATACTTTTAGGTGGTTATTTTGGATATATTAGAGTGCGCTTTGGGTTACAATGGTCTATATTATTGCATGGAACATATAATGGAGTACTGATATTATTAAGTTTTATTCCAGAATTTGCTTAA
- a CDS encoding TIGR02757 family protein, which produces MKKEALKEFLDEKVVLYNNPKFIESDPIQIPHQFSLKEDIEIAAFLTSIISWGNRTMIIRNASKMMNLLDDSPYDFILNHQEKDLENLQSFVHRTFNHIDLQCFIKSLQHIYKNYGGLEESLLIKDKSKTYQTSINNFKKVFFEVEHQQRTQKHISDPLKNSAAKRINMFLRWMVRNDKKGVDFGLWTKHSPANLSCPLDVHSGNVARKLKLLLRKQNDWKAVAELDNSLRQLDKNDPVKYDFALFGLGVFEKF; this is translated from the coding sequence ATGAAAAAAGAAGCACTGAAAGAATTTTTAGATGAAAAAGTAGTTCTATACAACAATCCAAAATTTATAGAGTCAGATCCTATACAAATTCCGCATCAATTTTCTTTGAAAGAAGACATTGAAATAGCCGCATTTCTAACTTCAATTATTTCTTGGGGAAATAGAACAATGATTATTAGAAATGCTTCTAAAATGATGAACTTACTAGATGATTCACCTTATGACTTCATCTTAAACCATCAAGAAAAAGATTTAGAAAATCTACAAAGTTTTGTTCACAGAACATTCAACCATATTGATTTACAGTGTTTTATTAAATCTCTACAACATATTTATAAAAATTATGGTGGTTTAGAAGAATCACTTTTAATCAAAGACAAATCCAAAACCTATCAAACTTCCATCAATAATTTTAAAAAAGTGTTTTTTGAAGTTGAACACCAACAAAGAACACAAAAACACATTTCTGATCCATTAAAAAACTCTGCAGCTAAACGTATTAACATGTTCTTACGTTGGATGGTTAGAAACGATAAAAAAGGGGTAGATTTTGGACTTTGGACAAAACACAGTCCAGCAAATCTTTCTTGTCCTTTAGATGTACATTCTGGCAACGTAGCAAGAAAGCTAAAACTACTTTTAAGAAAACAAAACGATTGGAAAGCAGTTGCGGAATTAGACAATAGTTTAAGACAACTAGACAAAAACGATCCAGTAAAATACGATTTTGCACTCTTTGGATTGGGAGTTTTCGAAAAGTTTTAA
- a CDS encoding BatA domain-containing protein, translating into MQFKNPEILYFLALLIIPILVHLFQLQKFVKVPFTNVAFLQKLAQQTRKSSRVKKWLILATRMLLFSAILFAFSQPYLSKKNIDKKQHTFIYLDNSLSTNSKGKKGNLLQIASQEIIENTSEKNTYSLQTNSEFYEEISKSELKNILLKTKNSSKKLDLSTVFLKISSENKNKTNTLNNNILISDFQTTYKKKFTNVTPAFTAIKLTPSQKNNIYIDSVFISNENTENFTVNAIVKNIGEKQNNIPIAIYDDNKLISKQSFPITENEEKIIQFTIKNQPNFSGKLELTFSDTFSFDNIFYFHLKNTNKINVLAIGNDSNYLSKIYTEKEFNFTNSSLQNINYNAILKQQLIILNEVENIPEILKNRLMDFSKNGGHLVIIPNEESDISSYNNFLSKLKAGKLEPKKKDTLKITNINYNHPLFKNVFSKKVTNFQYPNVRSLYPISSIKSSKIVIFENNTVFLSQINTNSGKIYLFSSAINKNNSNFLNSPLIVPVFYNFGKLSFKHAQLYYRNSQENKIDIETKLGKDDILSISNSESSFIPLQQTYQNKVTITTNQQPTEAGFYSILKEKDTIAKLAFNFPKEESSLDFLDLNEFKAANKNITISTSIKDVFKDIDKKNEVHWLWKWFLALAIVSLLLEILILKFYKP; encoded by the coding sequence ATGCAATTTAAAAATCCAGAAATACTTTACTTTTTAGCACTGCTTATTATACCTATTTTGGTGCATCTTTTTCAGTTGCAAAAGTTTGTAAAAGTACCCTTTACAAATGTTGCTTTTTTGCAAAAATTAGCACAACAAACTCGTAAAAGTTCTCGTGTAAAAAAGTGGTTAATTCTAGCAACAAGAATGCTTTTATTTTCAGCGATACTTTTTGCTTTTTCTCAACCTTATTTAAGTAAAAAAAATATTGACAAAAAGCAACACACTTTTATATATTTAGACAATTCTTTAAGTACAAATAGCAAAGGTAAAAAAGGGAATTTATTACAAATTGCATCTCAAGAAATAATAGAAAATACATCTGAAAAAAACACATATTCCTTGCAAACAAATTCAGAATTTTACGAAGAAATTAGTAAATCTGAATTAAAAAATATACTTTTAAAAACTAAAAATAGTTCTAAAAAATTAGATTTATCGACTGTTTTCTTAAAAATATCATCAGAAAACAAAAACAAAACCAACACTTTAAATAATAATATATTAATTTCTGATTTTCAGACTACTTACAAAAAAAAGTTTACAAATGTAACACCTGCTTTTACAGCTATAAAACTAACTCCATCACAAAAAAATAACATTTATATAGACAGTGTTTTTATCAGTAATGAAAACACCGAAAACTTTACGGTAAATGCAATTGTAAAAAATATTGGAGAGAAGCAAAACAATATTCCAATAGCAATTTATGATGATAACAAATTGATAAGTAAACAGTCCTTCCCTATTACTGAAAACGAAGAAAAAATAATTCAGTTCACAATTAAAAATCAACCTAATTTTTCAGGAAAACTAGAACTAACTTTCAGCGATACTTTTTCTTTTGACAACATCTTTTATTTTCATTTAAAAAACACAAATAAAATTAATGTTTTAGCGATTGGAAATGATTCTAATTACTTGTCGAAAATTTACACTGAAAAGGAATTTAACTTCACAAATTCCTCACTTCAAAACATAAACTATAATGCCATTCTTAAACAGCAATTAATCATCTTAAATGAAGTAGAAAATATTCCTGAAATTTTAAAAAATCGTTTAATGGATTTTTCTAAAAATGGAGGTCATTTAGTAATTATACCAAATGAAGAATCTGACATTTCTTCTTACAATAATTTTTTATCAAAATTAAAAGCCGGGAAACTTGAACCAAAGAAGAAAGACACTTTAAAAATTACAAACATAAATTATAATCACCCACTTTTTAAAAATGTGTTTTCTAAAAAAGTGACTAATTTTCAATATCCGAATGTTAGAAGCCTCTACCCTATTTCGTCAATAAAAAGTAGTAAAATTGTAATTTTTGAAAATAACACAGTTTTTTTATCGCAAATAAACACGAATTCTGGGAAGATTTATTTGTTTTCGAGCGCTATCAACAAAAACAATAGTAACTTCTTAAATTCACCTTTAATTGTGCCCGTTTTTTATAATTTCGGGAAATTAAGTTTTAAACACGCACAATTATACTATAGAAATAGTCAAGAAAATAAGATTGATATAGAAACCAAATTAGGGAAAGATGATATTTTATCCATCTCTAATTCTGAATCATCTTTTATACCTTTACAACAAACCTATCAAAATAAAGTAACAATTACCACAAACCAACAACCTACAGAAGCTGGGTTTTATTCTATCTTAAAAGAAAAAGACACCATCGCAAAATTGGCTTTCAATTTCCCGAAAGAAGAAAGTTCTTTAGATTTTTTAGACCTTAATGAGTTTAAGGCAGCTAATAAAAATATTACAATTTCTACTTCAATAAAAGACGTTTTTAAAGATATTGATAAAAAAAATGAAGTTCATTGGCTTTGGAAATGGTTTTTAGCTTTGGCAATTGTATCTTTGTTATTAGAAATTTTGATTTTAAAATTCTATAAACCATGA
- a CDS encoding dihydroorotase, whose product MTTLIKSATIIDTSSPYHNQQKDILISDGFIQKIADNIPNKKEYQLVKEENLHVSCGWFDTSVSFGEPGYEERETIKNGLQVAAKSGFTAVAVNANSNPVIDNKSAVEFLINKANGFTTNLYPIAALTQQSKGEEMAELYDMQQSGAIAFGDYKKPIANDNLMKIALLYAQNFDGLVFSFPKNNSIAGEGIANEGINSTKLGLKGNPALAEHIQIARDLFLLEYTGGKLHIPTISTAKSVDLIKEAKKKGLQVSCSVSAHHLTLTDDELHSFDSNYKTNPPLRTKTDIKALQKGVKSGVIDIITSDHNPMDIELKKVEFSQAKSGTIGLESLFGAVNSVLDLEDFIETITSKPRTIFRLEEASISEGKKADISIFNPDDEYLFTKEHILSTSKNSAFINKKMKGKVYGVFVNNQLILNS is encoded by the coding sequence ATGACCACGCTTATAAAATCGGCAACGATTATAGACACTTCAAGCCCATATCATAATCAACAAAAAGACATTTTAATCAGTGATGGATTCATCCAAAAAATTGCTGATAATATTCCTAATAAAAAGGAATATCAACTTGTAAAAGAAGAAAACCTACATGTTTCTTGTGGTTGGTTCGACACAAGTGTTTCTTTTGGTGAACCAGGTTACGAAGAACGAGAAACCATTAAAAACGGATTGCAAGTTGCCGCAAAAAGTGGTTTTACAGCAGTAGCAGTGAATGCAAATTCTAATCCTGTTATTGATAATAAATCTGCTGTAGAATTTTTAATTAACAAAGCTAATGGTTTTACAACAAACCTCTATCCTATTGCTGCTTTAACGCAACAAAGTAAAGGTGAAGAAATGGCAGAATTGTATGACATGCAACAATCTGGTGCAATTGCATTTGGCGATTATAAAAAACCAATTGCGAATGACAATTTAATGAAAATTGCACTTTTATACGCTCAAAATTTTGATGGTTTGGTTTTTAGTTTCCCAAAAAACAACTCTATAGCTGGAGAAGGAATTGCTAATGAAGGAATTAATAGTACAAAATTAGGTTTAAAAGGGAATCCTGCTTTGGCAGAACACATACAAATTGCTAGAGATTTATTTTTGTTAGAATATACTGGCGGAAAACTACACATTCCAACTATATCAACAGCAAAGTCAGTAGACTTGATTAAGGAAGCAAAAAAGAAAGGTTTGCAAGTTTCTTGTAGCGTTTCTGCACATCATTTAACACTTACAGATGATGAATTGCATAGTTTTGATAGCAACTACAAAACGAATCCGCCATTAAGAACAAAAACCGACATTAAAGCCTTGCAAAAAGGTGTGAAATCTGGTGTAATAGACATTATTACTTCAGATCATAATCCTATGGATATAGAATTAAAAAAGGTTGAATTTAGTCAAGCTAAATCTGGCACAATTGGTTTAGAGAGTTTGTTTGGCGCAGTAAATTCAGTTTTAGACCTAGAAGATTTTATTGAAACAATTACGTCTAAACCTAGAACTATTTTTAGACTAGAAGAAGCATCTATTTCTGAAGGAAAAAAAGCCGATATTTCTATTTTTAATCCTGATGATGAATATCTTTTTACTAAAGAACATATTTTATCAACTTCTAAAAACAGTGCTTTCATCAACAAAAAGATGAAAGGAAAAGTATATGGCGTTTTTGTCAATAATCAACTAATATTAAATTCTTAA
- a CDS encoding DUF4870 domain-containing protein: MENQTVNEGKTMAIISYITIIGTIIAFIMNSSKKNSFASFHIRQMIGIFLLSMINKYLIYDFLGSTAGWIVGVIIFVFWIIGFIGAVKGEEKLVPAVGEHFQNWFQGI, translated from the coding sequence ATGGAAAACCAAACAGTAAACGAAGGAAAAACAATGGCTATTATTAGCTATATTACAATAATTGGAACTATTATAGCTTTTATAATGAATAGCAGCAAGAAGAATTCTTTTGCTAGCTTCCATATCAGACAAATGATTGGTATTTTTCTTTTATCGATGATTAATAAGTATCTTATTTATGATTTTCTTGGCTCTACTGCTGGTTGGATTGTTGGAGTTATTATTTTTGTTTTTTGGATAATTGGCTTTATAGGTGCAGTTAAAGGAGAAGAAAAATTAGTTCCTGCAGTAGGAGAACATTTTCAAAATTGGTTTCAAGGAATTTAA
- a CDS encoding alpha/beta hydrolase codes for MSDLHYIVREPKKSVENPPLLILLHGYGSNEQDLFSFAEELPENLLIVSAQAPLSMGFGAYAWYSINFDDKNGKFSDLKEAKESIDKIALFIDDIKKKYNTNADKTFLLGFSQGAILSYSLSFFYPNKVQHVIALSGYINTELLPENISKEITTNYYCSHGSVDQVLPVDWARKSKPFLDKLGFENVYSEYPVGHGVAPQNFYSFKNWIEKNL; via the coding sequence ATGAGTGATTTACATTATATAGTTAGAGAACCAAAAAAGTCAGTAGAAAATCCGCCTTTATTAATTTTGCTACATGGTTATGGAAGTAACGAGCAAGATTTATTTTCTTTTGCAGAAGAATTGCCAGAGAACTTATTAATTGTAAGTGCACAAGCACCACTTTCTATGGGTTTTGGAGCCTATGCTTGGTATTCCATAAATTTTGATGACAAAAACGGAAAGTTTTCAGATTTAAAAGAAGCTAAAGAATCGATTGATAAAATCGCTCTTTTTATAGACGATATTAAAAAGAAATACAACACAAATGCTGATAAAACTTTTCTTTTAGGTTTTAGCCAAGGTGCAATTTTAAGCTATTCTTTAAGTTTTTTCTACCCAAATAAAGTACAACACGTAATTGCATTAAGTGGTTATATAAATACTGAATTATTACCAGAAAATATTTCCAAAGAAATTACAACTAATTATTATTGCTCTCATGGTTCTGTAGACCAAGTTTTACCTGTAGATTGGGCAAGAAAAAGCAAACCTTTTTTAGATAAATTAGGTTTTGAAAATGTGTATTCAGAATACCCAGTTGGACATGGAGTTGCTCCACAAAACTTTTACAGTTTTAAAAATTGGATTGAAAAGAATTTGTAG
- a CDS encoding VOC family protein, translated as MNIRNYFIIFFLIFNLLSCKNKNNAKKPDEVTKNTPSDLQVDHFNIWVTNPKKAKEKLTEIGFTSVPDSLSAIHKGQGTAGRYFHFLNGYLELIFVYDLKELKDNNLINNDLGFTKRANFQKNGASPFSIALKVKNYDVDKIPFEKVAYHQDWMEENTNIFSAKNSKTHLNEPSIFVVYPEIESPTFESIKALENTPSEDSYWKSFYKHPNGAKKITRLIITSKNLDLKTTTIKAVNGIENVTVKKGKEHLMELYFDNNVQGKTFDLRPELPLIINL; from the coding sequence ATGAACATCCGTAATTACTTTATAATTTTTTTCTTAATATTTAATTTACTTTCTTGTAAGAACAAAAACAATGCAAAAAAACCGGATGAAGTAACTAAAAATACTCCATCGGATTTACAAGTTGATCATTTTAATATTTGGGTAACAAACCCGAAAAAAGCAAAAGAAAAATTAACAGAAATCGGATTTACATCTGTCCCTGATTCGCTCTCTGCAATTCATAAAGGACAAGGAACCGCAGGAAGATACTTTCATTTTTTAAATGGATATCTCGAGTTAATTTTTGTGTACGACCTAAAAGAATTAAAAGATAACAACCTCATAAATAATGATTTAGGTTTTACTAAAAGAGCTAACTTTCAAAAAAATGGAGCTTCCCCTTTTAGTATCGCTTTAAAAGTTAAAAATTATGATGTAGATAAAATTCCTTTTGAAAAGGTTGCATACCACCAAGATTGGATGGAAGAAAACACTAATATTTTTTCTGCCAAGAATTCAAAAACACATCTTAATGAACCTTCAATTTTTGTTGTTTACCCTGAGATTGAATCACCTACATTTGAATCAATAAAAGCTTTAGAAAACACTCCTAGCGAAGATTCTTATTGGAAAAGTTTTTACAAACACCCAAATGGAGCTAAAAAAATTACTCGTCTAATTATTACTTCTAAAAATTTAGATTTAAAAACTACAACTATTAAAGCGGTTAACGGAATAGAAAATGTAACTGTTAAAAAGGGAAAAGAACATTTAATGGAATTATATTTCGATAATAATGTTCAAGGAAAAACATTTGATTTAAGACCAGAATTACCATTAATAATAAACTTGTAG
- a CDS encoding DEAD/DEAH box helicase yields MQFSEISLNKSILKAVAEERFHTPTLVQEKTIPLVLAKKNVVVSANTGTGKTAAFALPIIELLFDKQDAENNKRKIKSLIVTPTRELAIQILENFTSFSKYSDLTTTAVFGGVSLEPQKEILAKGVDILVATPGRLIDLQMQGNIDLSGIEILVLDEADLMLDMGFINDVKKIEALCPRKKQTLLFSATIPDKIVELANRMLKNPVKVEINPEETTAKNIGQLLYYLPKKNKTDICLHLLRNTINGKIIIFRRTKFGVDKLEESLVKNGYNVTSIHGDKTQSIRNKAIEDFKSKKATILIATDVAARGIDITNVDAIINFDIPNVPETYIHRIGRTGRAGKSGIAFSFCSQDENAYIKQIEALIEKPIKVITEHPYVINKPKHTKKQPNTISKNKKGRKSEASKKKKKRWY; encoded by the coding sequence ATGCAGTTTTCTGAAATATCATTAAATAAGTCCATATTAAAAGCAGTTGCTGAAGAGCGTTTTCATACACCAACTTTAGTTCAAGAAAAGACAATTCCGTTAGTTTTAGCTAAAAAAAATGTTGTGGTTTCTGCAAACACAGGAACAGGAAAAACAGCTGCATTTGCTTTGCCGATTATTGAGCTTTTATTTGATAAACAAGATGCAGAAAACAATAAAAGAAAAATAAAATCACTAATTGTTACTCCAACTAGAGAATTGGCGATTCAGATTTTAGAGAATTTCACAAGCTTTAGTAAATATTCAGATTTAACCACTACAGCAGTATTTGGTGGCGTTTCTTTAGAACCTCAAAAAGAAATATTGGCAAAAGGTGTAGATATTTTAGTAGCTACTCCAGGAAGATTAATTGACTTGCAAATGCAAGGAAATATCGATTTAAGCGGTATTGAAATACTTGTTTTAGATGAAGCAGATTTAATGCTAGACATGGGTTTTATAAACGATGTTAAAAAAATTGAAGCACTTTGCCCTAGAAAAAAACAAACCTTACTTTTCTCTGCTACAATTCCTGATAAAATTGTAGAGTTAGCAAACAGAATGCTAAAAAACCCTGTAAAAGTTGAAATAAATCCTGAAGAAACAACTGCCAAAAATATTGGTCAGTTATTGTATTATCTTCCAAAGAAAAATAAAACAGATATCTGTTTGCATTTATTGAGAAATACCATCAATGGAAAAATAATTATTTTTAGACGTACAAAATTCGGAGTTGATAAATTAGAAGAATCTCTAGTTAAGAACGGATACAATGTAACAAGTATTCATGGAGATAAGACTCAAAGCATTAGAAATAAAGCAATAGAAGATTTTAAAAGTAAGAAAGCAACTATTTTAATTGCTACTGATGTTGCTGCTCGTGGAATTGATATTACAAACGTAGATGCAATTATTAATTTCGATATCCCAAATGTGCCAGAAACCTACATTCATAGAATTGGTAGAACTGGTAGAGCAGGAAAATCTGGAATTGCATTTTCTTTTTGTTCTCAAGATGAAAACGCTTATATCAAACAAATTGAGGCTTTAATTGAAAAACCAATTAAAGTTATTACAGAGCATCCTTATGTAATAAATAAGCCAAAACACACCAAAAAACAACCAAATACAATTAGCAAAAATAAAAAAGGGAGAAAATCTGAAGCTTCAAAAAAGAAGAAAAAGCGTTGGTATTAA
- a CDS encoding acyltransferase family protein: protein MVKKERLYYLDWLRVLAFWLLILFHTWQPFSHFHWLIESNYQTTIADILTIYTHGWRLHLIFFVSGIGTWFAIGSHKKNFFKDRFLRLMIPFIFASLLIVPSQRYYQRLQNGEIFDSFWRFMNLYPSQVLQNDYGFSILLWCKEIGIHLWYLPYLLIMTLVCFPILKKVKQGNFPIKKIKSILDKPYGIFVLAIPLFLIRLLLKPIFPNYTDWADFFTYVWSFLYGFILINNHTELIIILQKNQKKFLVVGLICSLTLIVGSTKEELVATYLNPEFNYYHVLISFLNALIAFSWTMFFVSLFSKKMNFKKEFLTEANTSILPIYILHQSIIVCFGYYIIAEKLGAFVEFTIILILTTISCLLLFKIITKIGILRFLFGMKSKE from the coding sequence ATGGTTAAAAAAGAAAGACTTTACTATCTAGACTGGTTAAGAGTATTGGCTTTTTGGTTACTAATTCTATTTCATACTTGGCAACCTTTTTCACATTTTCATTGGCTTATAGAAAGCAATTATCAAACTACAATTGCCGATATTCTGACAATTTACACACATGGTTGGCGTTTACATTTAATTTTTTTTGTTTCTGGAATTGGAACTTGGTTTGCAATTGGTTCACATAAAAAGAACTTTTTTAAAGATCGCTTTTTAAGATTGATGATTCCTTTCATATTTGCTTCTCTATTAATTGTTCCTAGCCAGAGATATTACCAAAGATTACAAAATGGTGAAATTTTTGATAGCTTTTGGAGATTTATGAATTTGTACCCTTCACAAGTTTTACAAAACGATTATGGTTTTAGTATTCTTTTATGGTGTAAAGAAATTGGTATCCATCTCTGGTATCTACCTTATCTTTTAATAATGACACTTGTCTGCTTTCCAATTTTAAAAAAAGTAAAACAAGGTAATTTTCCTATAAAAAAAATAAAAAGCATCCTAGATAAACCTTATGGAATTTTTGTGCTAGCAATTCCGCTTTTTTTAATTAGACTTTTATTAAAGCCTATTTTCCCTAACTATACAGATTGGGCAGATTTCTTCACTTATGTTTGGTCGTTTTTGTATGGTTTCATTTTAATTAATAATCATACTGAATTGATAATAATTCTTCAAAAGAATCAAAAAAAATTTCTAGTTGTTGGTTTAATTTGCTCTTTAACACTAATTGTAGGATCTACAAAAGAAGAATTAGTTGCTACGTATCTAAATCCAGAGTTTAATTATTATCATGTTTTAATTAGTTTTTTAAACGCTCTAATCGCTTTTTCATGGACTATGTTTTTTGTTTCGTTATTTTCAAAAAAAATGAATTTCAAAAAAGAATTTTTAACTGAAGCTAATACAAGTATTTTACCAATATATATCTTGCACCAAAGTATTATTGTTTGTTTTGGTTATTATATTATTGCAGAAAAATTGGGTGCATTTGTAGAATTTACAATTATTTTAATCTTAACAACAATCTCTTGTCTATTACTTTTTAAGATTATAACAAAAATTGGAATTTTACGTTTCTTATTTGGAATGAAATCGAAAGAATAA
- a CDS encoding ATP-binding response regulator: MIPAKIEDVFLQLTTNSFGVIKSINAGRFAKEEFTIEASIYESCPFLEGILESLPLKESFLLEGMVIVSKENEYNVDVELFKEENTVVVLIHNRTNVYKIVDQLNQNRNDIFFIKRELAEKNIELDKLRKIADKANEEKSRFLAMMSHEVRNPLNVILGYAEMISKEEINKNVQEYSKLLSISGKNLKVIVDDILDLSRIEAGKLELVNSEISIKEIAENCIANYKLQNKNEEVELVLSVSKKIPNIVLGDDVRINQILSNLMSNSLKFTQKGEIALDVRFVSEDENNVNLAFEIKDTGRGMTKEQSSKIFNEYQQNKKSDNRVFGGAGLGLSIVKRLLNAMSGTVSVESELDKGTSFTVQIPFLKAKSQIKKKVIISEKKSLTGKRILVADDDALNQTIVAHILKKEDVKLTLVKDGLEALNKLKSDVFDLVLLDIHMPNITGEQLMQQKKDFNRANIIIPFLALTANTTPEDIERYKNIGFVDVISKPYTAVEFVGKIGEYI; this comes from the coding sequence TTGATACCAGCAAAAATAGAAGATGTTTTTTTACAACTAACTACCAATTCTTTTGGAGTTATAAAAAGCATAAACGCTGGTAGATTTGCTAAAGAAGAATTTACTATAGAAGCTTCAATTTATGAATCTTGCCCATTTTTAGAAGGAATTTTAGAATCTTTACCACTAAAAGAGTCTTTTCTTTTAGAAGGAATGGTTATTGTTTCAAAAGAAAATGAGTACAATGTAGATGTAGAGTTATTTAAAGAGGAAAATACAGTTGTTGTGTTAATTCATAATAGAACAAACGTTTATAAGATAGTAGATCAACTCAATCAAAATAGAAACGATATTTTCTTCATTAAAAGAGAGCTTGCAGAAAAAAATATTGAACTTGATAAACTTCGTAAAATTGCTGACAAAGCAAATGAAGAAAAGTCGCGCTTTTTGGCAATGATGAGTCATGAAGTTAGAAACCCATTGAATGTTATCTTAGGTTACGCTGAAATGATTTCTAAAGAAGAAATTAATAAAAACGTACAAGAATATTCAAAATTATTATCCATCTCTGGTAAGAATTTAAAAGTTATTGTAGATGATATTTTAGATTTATCTAGAATTGAAGCTGGGAAATTAGAGCTTGTAAATTCAGAAATAAGCATTAAAGAAATTGCAGAAAATTGTATTGCAAACTACAAGCTTCAAAATAAAAATGAAGAAGTAGAACTTGTTTTAAGCGTTTCAAAAAAAATACCAAATATTGTTTTAGGAGATGATGTAAGAATTAATCAAATTCTTTCTAATTTAATGTCTAATTCGTTAAAATTTACTCAAAAAGGAGAAATAGCATTAGATGTGCGTTTTGTTTCTGAAGATGAAAATAACGTGAATTTAGCTTTCGAAATTAAAGATACAGGAAGAGGAATGACAAAGGAACAGTCTTCTAAAATCTTTAATGAATATCAGCAAAACAAAAAAAGCGACAATCGTGTTTTTGGTGGAGCAGGATTAGGTTTATCAATCGTAAAAAGACTTTTAAATGCGATGAGTGGAACCGTTTCTGTAGAAAGCGAATTAGATAAAGGTACTTCTTTTACAGTTCAAATTCCGTTCTTAAAAGCAAAATCTCAAATTAAAAAGAAAGTAATAATTTCCGAAAAGAAAAGTCTTACAGGAAAAAGAATTTTAGTTGCAGATGATGATGCTCTAAATCAAACTATAGTTGCTCACATTCTAAAAAAAGAAGACGTAAAGCTAACGCTTGTAAAAGACGGGTTAGAAGCTTTAAATAAGTTAAAAAGTGATGTTTTTGATTTGGTTTTACTAGATATTCACATGCCAAATATTACAGGAGAACAATTAATGCAGCAGAAAAAAGATTTCAATAGGGCAAATATTATAATCCCTTTTTTAGCTTTAACTGCTAATACAACACCAGAAGATATTGAAAGATATAAAAATATTGGTTTTGTTGATGTGATTTCTAAACCTTATACTGCTGTTGAGTTTGTGGGTAAAATAGGTGAATATATTTAA
- a CDS encoding Rab family GTPase produces the protein MIAKKVLLVGNFGVGKTSLIRRFVLNEFSEDYISTIGVRVSKKVVEYNNEQIKLMIWDVAGTSGNEKIPKAYFLGANAAMFVFDLSREETYLTIDENLNMVKELSGLKEITVVGNKKDLLSESELENIIQNVSVNIDLVTSAKENDNVEDAFLQLTAKALK, from the coding sequence ATGATTGCTAAAAAAGTACTGCTTGTTGGTAATTTCGGAGTTGGTAAAACTTCATTGATTAGAAGATTCGTTTTAAATGAATTTTCCGAAGATTACATCAGTACAATTGGTGTAAGAGTTAGTAAAAAAGTTGTGGAATATAACAACGAACAAATTAAATTAATGATTTGGGATGTTGCCGGAACAAGTGGCAATGAAAAAATACCAAAAGCTTATTTTTTAGGAGCAAACGCAGCTATGTTTGTTTTTGATTTAAGCAGAGAAGAAACCTATTTAACCATTGATGAAAATCTAAATATGGTTAAAGAATTATCTGGGCTAAAAGAAATTACAGTTGTAGGTAATAAGAAAGACTTACTTTCCGAAAGTGAATTAGAAAACATAATACAAAACGTTTCTGTAAATATCGATTTGGTTACTAGTGCCAAAGAAAATGATAATGTAGAAGACGCTTTTTTACAATTAACAGCCAAAGCTTTAAAATAG